The nucleotide sequence CGGAATCAAACGAGCATTGATTGTTACAGGGAAAGAAGGCTTGGATGAATGTTCGATTACAGGCGAAACAAGGATGTTTTTAGTTGAGAACAACACGATTACGTCGTTTCTTTACACACCTGAAGAAGCAGGATTAAATCGAGGGAATTTAAGTGATTTAACCGTTACAGATAAACAAGAAAGTGCTGAACTCATCCGTTCCATCCTTCAAGGTGCAGGAAACGAATCAGCTCGTAATATCGTCATCCTTAATGCAGCTGCAGCCTTGTATGCGTCAAAACGGGTTCTAAGTATTCGAGACGGAGTGGAAATCATTAAACAATGTCTACAATCCAAATCCGCATATTATCATCTTGAAGAAATGACGAAAGAAGAGGCGAATGTGTATGTTAACTAAAATATTGAGACAAAAAGAAAAAGAAGTTGCGGTTCTTCCTTCATTTAAAATAGGAGAGCTGGATTTTACAGATAAAGATCATCGCCCTTTTGCTGATAAAATTGCAAACTCTTTGAACAGACCAGCGTTGATCGCCGAAGTGAAAAAAGCTTCACCATCTAAAGGAATCATAAAAGAAAATTTCAATCCTGTAGAGATCGCTGTGGAATATGAAAAAGCAGGAGCATCTTGCTTATCCGTCTTAACGGATACAGAGTTCTTTCAAGGAGACCTTCAATACTTAAAAGACATACGTAATCACGTGTCACTTCCCCTGTTAAGAAAGGATTTTATTATAGACGAAAAGCAAATCATTGAAAGTGTCGAACACGGAGCAGATGCGATTTTACTTATCGCGGCATGTTTAACAAGTGATCAATTAAAGAACCTGCACGCTTTTGCAACGGAATGCGGCTTAGAATGTTTAGTAGAAGTTCATTCTAAAGAAGAGATTATTCAAGTTTATGATGTATGCGATCCTTCGATGATCGGAATCAACAATCGAGATCTTAAGACGTTTACAACCGATATTGAGCATACGTTTTCTCTTCTATCATTTATTAAGGAAGAAACGCTTGTTATAAGTGAGAGCGGCATTAAAACGGCTTCAGATGTAAAAAGTCTGTTGGATCACAATGTGAACGGTATGCTAATCGGTGAGACATTGATGAGAGCTGACTCAATAGAAAACACAATCAGAGAGCTTTATCATGACGGTTCAAATTAAATATTGCGGCTGTCAGTCAGAAGAGGACTACAGCCTGTTAATAAAAACAAATGCTGACTTGGTTGGTTTTATCTTTGCTGAGAGCAAAAGAAAAGTAAACGCATCTGATGTGAAGAACTGGATTGAAAAATACGGAAATCCGAAACAGCTCGTCGGAGTGTTTCAAAATGCTTCAATGAAACAAATTACGGATGTGTTGAGTGAAGCACCTATAGATATCATTCAGTGTCATGGAGATGAATCGGTAGAAATGATTGAAGAGTTGAGTAAACGTTTCAACAAGAAAATCTATAAAGCACTGCCTTATAATAAACAAATTCTTGAAGACATTGAAATTTACGCACATGCCTCTGATGCAATCATCGTAGATAGTGTATCGAAAGGACGATTCGGCGGGACAGGTTTTCCTTTCTCTTGGGTAGATGTTCCCCTCATGATGAAGAAAGCTGAACAAGTAGGAACAACGTGTTTCATAGCAGGAGGCATTTCACCAGATAATGTTTCTGAACTAGTAAGATACAATCCCCACGGAATAGACTTGAGCGGCGGAATAGAAGAGAACGGGAAAAAGAGTGTGAAACGGATAGAACAATTGGAAAGGATGATAATGAGATGACAACAGCTTCAGTACCTGATTATAGAGGAAGATACGGTGTGTTCGGCGGAAAGTACGTACCAGAGACGATCATGTTTGCACTTGAAGAGCTTGAGGCAGCGTTTGATGAAGCCATAAAAGATAAAGAATTTAATGAGCTGTTTCAGAAAGAACTAGCGATTTATTCTGGAAGACCGACTCCCCTTACAAAAGCAGACCGTCTGAGTGATTCCAATGGTGGTGCATCCATTTATTTAAAACGAGAAGATCTTAACCATACAGGTGCACATAAGATAAATAACGCGATCGGCCAAGCGCTTCTTGCAGTAAGAATGGGAAAGAAGAAGATAATCGCTGAAACTGGAGCGGGACAGCATGGTGTTGCTGCAGCGACAGTGGCTGCTAAATATGGATTGTCTTGCAAAGTGTATATGGGGAAAGAAGATATACGAAGACAAGCGTTAAATGTATTCCGGATGAAGCTTTTAGGGGCAGAAGTGATTGAAGTTACTAGCGGAAGCCAAACGTTAAAAGATGCTACGAACGAAGCGATTAGAGAATGGGTAGCTTCAGTAGAAGACACGTTCTATCTTATAGGTTCAGCGGTGGGTCCATATCCTTATCCTAAAATGGTAAAACAGTTTCAGCAAGTAATCGGTCATGAAACGGAAAGTCAGTTTACTCAAGAACATGATGGCAAACTTCCTGATGCTGTTGTAGCTTGTGTCGGCGGAGGGAGTAATGCGATAGGAATGTTCGCACCTTTTATTGAGAAGGAAGTTCCCTTATATGGTGTAGAAGCTGCAGGTCTTGGTGTAGATACGGACCAACATGCTGCTACACTATCAAAGGGTTCAAATGGTGTTATTCATGGATCACTGACGAAACTGCTTCAAACGAGTGAAGGACAGATTACTGAGCCATATTCCATCTCAGCAGGCCTTGATTATCCTGGAATAGGTCCAGAGCATGCTTATCTTCATGAAACAGAAAGAGTAAAATATGAAGCTGTAACAGATAAAGAAGCTTTAGAAGCGTTAAAGCTTTTATGTATAAATGAAGGTATTCTATGCGCTCTAGAGAGTGCTCATGCTGTAGCATATAGTTTAAAGCTCGCTAAATCTATGAATAAAGATCAAGCTGTTGTTGTATGTTTGTCAGGGCGAGGCGACAAAGATGTTCATACACTTATGGACAAAGAAGGGGGCGAATAAAAAATGAATAAAAGATGGGAAGTCTTTCAAAATTCGTCAGACTATCGCTTTGTGCCGTACATCATGGCAGGTGACCCTAGTGAAGAAGCTACCATTGAATTGTCATTAGCACTACAAGAGTGCGGTGCCGCGGCACTGGAACTTGGTGTTCCTTATTCTGATCCTTTGGCTGATGGTCCTGTCATTCAAAGAGCGGGTATGCGCGGTCTGGCACAAAAGGTTAATCTTGAAAAGACAATAGCGCTTGTTTCGAAGCTTCGTGAAAGAGGTTTAGAGATTCCAGTTATTATCTTTACTTATTATAATCTTTTGTTACAATTAGGAGAAAATCGCTTCCTGCAGTTAGCAGAAGAAAACGGTGTGGACGGTATTCTCGTTCCAGATCTGCCGTATGAGGAAAGCGGTTATCTGCAAGAAATGTGTTCACAGCATAACCTTGCTCTTATTTCGCTTGTTTCACCGACAACACGTGAAGAAAAGCTTGTAAAGCTCTCAAAAGAGGCAGATGGCTTTTTATATTGCATATCATCATTGGGTGTTACCGGAATAAGAAGCGAGTTTAGGGATGGTCTGGACGAATTTCTGCGAGCCGCGAAAGCAAACAGCCAAGTTCCCGTCTTAGTAGGGTTCGGACTGTCACAGCGAGAACAAATCCAACAGTTTGAAGGTAGCAGCGATGGATTTATCGTAGGCAGTGCGATCGTTAAAAAGATTGAGGAACTTGAAGAAGAGCTGCTAACTAACAGGGAGGAAGCGATCAAAACGTTTAAAGCATTTATTGAATCATTGCTACCTGTCTATAGTCGTTAAAAAGGAGTGGAAAAATGCAGCCGAAACAGCAGTTGTTATCTTTAAAACCTTACAAACCAGGTAAACCAGTTGAAGAAGTAAAACGAGAATTAGGCCTTGAGAAGATTGTAAAGCTTGCATCAAACGAGAACCCCTATGGATGTTCTGCTCTTGCAAAAGAAAAGATAGCTGAAGAGCTCTCAAACCTTCATGTTTATCCAGATGGATATTCTGCAGAGCTTAGAGAGAAGCTCGCAATTCATCTTCAAGTAAACCAAGAGCAGCTCATCTTTGGTAATGGATCTGATGAAGTCGTACAAATTCTGTGCAGAGCTTATTTATCACCTGAAACGAATACCGTAATGGCGGCGCCGACTTTCCCTCAGTACAGACATAATGCTGTTATTGAAGGAGCAGAAGTGAGAGAAGTTCAGTTGATAGAAGGAAATCATGATTTAGATAGCATGCTTGAGGCAATTGATAATGATACGAGAATCGTCTGGCTTTGCAATCCGAACAACCCGACTGGCAACTACATTCCTGAAGCTGAGTTTGTAAGTTTTATGAAAAAAGTGCCGCAAAACGTTATTGTTGTAAGTGACGAAGCTTATTTTGAATACGTTTCAGCTGCTGATTATCCAAACACAGTCGATTATTTAAATGATTTTCCGAATCTAGTAATCTTAAGAACCTTCTCTAAAGCGCATGGTCTTGCAGCGCTTCGAATTGGCTATGGAATAGCTGAAGCATCGATTATCCAATCTATTGAGCCGGCAAGAGAACCGTTCAATACATCCCGAATTGCGCAAGCAGCAGCGATCGGAGCTCTTGGTGATGGAGGCTTCATTAACGAGTGCAAAAAGAAAAATAGAGAAGGATTAGAACTTTTTTATGCATTCTGTAATCAAAAAGGGCTGCTGTATTATCCTTCTGAAGCAAACTTTATCTTGCTGGACGTCCAGTCAAATGCAGATGAAGCTTTTGATTATCTATTAAGAAAAGGATATATCGTTCGCTCAGGCAGTGCCCTTGGTTTTCCCACAATGATTCGAATTACAATTGGCGAAGAAGAACAAAACAGAGAGATCATTGAACATTTAGTAACGTATATTGATACAGTTGTACAAAAAGTCAATAAATAAGGATAAGTGCAAGAAAGCTTAACATAAAAAGAAAATAGCCCAGGTCCATTAGCATAGAACTCGGGCTATTTTCATAATTTTCAAAAAAGTGTTGCATTTTAAATAAGCTCTATTTATAATGAATGTAATATGGTTTCTCTCCACTCCTATCCATATTATACTTTCCTGACAGCGCTTACATGTCAGGACTTTTTTTGTTTTCAGTACTTTTTCTCACATAAATTCCCCGTTTTTATCATAGCTTGTCTTAAGAAGAAAAAAGGAGGCGAGCTATGCGATATATTATTGAGCGCCCGCTGCAATCGCTCGGTACAGATACTATGCTTTCCTATCTAGTAGACTCTCAAAAAATCTCCTACGTGTCACAGGGCCCTCTAAGAATGAATGTTATGAAGATGTCCATGCAAGGTTTAAAGATGATACCCGGGCATATCAGTCCTCTAATGTCATTGAATAGATTGCCTATCGAAAAGGTAAAGCAGCGTCTTGGTGAAAGAGTTCGAAGCGGTACCACCACATTATTAACATCTGCAGAGATTAACTACCTGCATGAAGCGGAAACAGAGTTAAAACGAACACGTCATCTTCTTGTGTCAAGTTCGATCGATTATTGCATTGGTCTAAGCATGTCTCCTGAAAAGATTTCACCACAGATCATGAGCTTTTGCCGAAAGAGGAAAATTCCATTCATTCAGTTGATCTGTATGGATTTTAAACAATTAACTCACGTTATTTGGGAAAGAATAAGAGAAGCGAATTTTGATTATGGAACTGTCATTTTCCCTTCTTTTCCATCTCATATTGATATGAAGTTAAAAAAGACATGGCAAAGAAAATGGAATGAACTTGCAACCAAATTTCAAATTCCAACCCTTTTTAACGAAATAATTGAGAATGAACCGCTGCCATTACCAAGTTTAAAAATGCTTGGGATCTATCCGGTCAAAGGTGGATTGTTTACAGGAAGTGATGCAGATTACTGTATCCTTGCTACTGATGGAGTGAATGAAACTTTAAAGAGTGTGATCGTGAGAGGAACAATCGTTTACTCAGAAAATCTTCTGGAAAGACAGCAAGGTTATGGGAAAGAAATTATCGTTATAAAGCCCCGTCGTTTTGGAGAATCTCTCATTTCTCGTGTATAATAAGCACAAGAATACTAGGGATAAGGGAGTTTTTTCATTGAACGATATCCAAGATGCCATTAGGCTCGTAGAACACGGCGACGTAGAAAAAGGCATGACTTTATTAAATAAACTTAAACAAAAAGCAACAGATCCAGAAAAGTTTGAGATCGCTGAAGTTTATCTAAACTGGGGACATACTTCAGAAGCAATGAGCCTTTTTAATGCTTTGCTTGAAAAATATCCTGGTGATGGTGAGCTGCTCGTTTCAGTAGCAGAATGCTGTCTGGATGAGGGAATGGACGAGAAGGCAATAGAGTATTTAGAACAAGTAGACGAAAATGATGATGAATATTTAAGAGCACTCATCCTCCAAGCAGATCTGTATGAAAGTCTTGGATTGACTGAAGTAGCTGAGCGTAAGCTGACTGAGGCGCACCAAAAAGACGAAAATCATCCTGTACTTTCTTACGCACTAGGTGATTTTCATTTGAGACAAGGTAAATTTGATTCAAGTTTGCCTCTTCTAAAGAAAGCGATCGACAAAAAAGCAGAAATTGAAGATTTGACCCTTAGATATGCAGAAGCATTGAGCCGTGCGGGGAAATTTGAAGAATCACTTCCTTTTTACAGAAAAGGCCTGGATCATCACAAAGATCTATATAGCTTGTTTGGCCATGGCGTGACTGCCTTTAAAGCAGGAGAATTTAAAGAGGCCATTTCAAGTTTAGAAGAGTTAAAAGATATGGATCCGGACTATACCACGCTTTATAGTGTACTATCTGAAGCTTACGAAGAAGAAGGTGCTTTGACAGAAGCGTATGAAGTGATATCAGAAGGATTAAAGAGAGATGAACATAACGAAAATATATATTTGCAGGCTGCGAGGTTAGCTTATAAGCTCCATAACCCTGATCAGGGAGAAATGTGGGTCAAGCAAGCACTCGAACTCAATCCAACTCGTATTGAGCCGTTATTACGGTTAGGTGATCAATATATAAGGGAAGAAAGGTTTGAGGATCTATTAAGTCTATACAAACCGCTTGCTGAAACAAAAGAGGAAATTCCGCTCATGTATTGGCATCTTGCTACCGCCAATAAAGAATCAGAAAACTATAGTGAAGCAGCTAAATGGTATGAAAAAGCGTCAGAACTTTTTTCCGAAGATCCCGTGTTCTTAGAAGAACATGCCTATTTTCTTCTTGAGGAGGGAGAGCAGAAGAAAGCCAAAAATATCTTGGTTAACCTGCTGAACCAAAACCCTGAACGAGTGGATATTGAAGACGTTTTAAATCGATTGGAAGAATTTTAAAACTTTCTGAAGCAAAGAAGGATTTTACAACCTGTGAGAGAATATAAATTATTATACAAAAGACGTGTTTTTGAATGATGGGGGGATTGCAATGAGCAGCACCGTTTCGGTCCTTGAAAAAAAGGATTTTATCAAATGGTTCCTTAATCATTATCAGTTAAAGAAGCGCGAATGTGTTTGGTTATTAAACTATTTAGTTAGTGACGACCAACTGATGGAGAAAGTACATTTTGTAGAGAAGGCTGAGTATTGTCCTAAGGCTATAATCATGTCAACTCAATGTACAGACGGAGTTCCTTTCCGTTTTTACAAGCAAAATGTTCTAACAACTGATGCCGAAAAATCATTTCATGACATTCGCTTAAACCAAGAAGAAGAAATCTATCTCGAACTCAATTTTAATGCATCACGGTTAACACCAGAATATGCTTCTGTTTTAGAAGAAAATCCTCATTTGCCTCAAAATATGTCAATGGACAAAAAATACGGCATCTGGGCAGAAATGGTTCTTGAAAAATCGATCGAAACCTACCGAAAGAACGATATTATGGCTAAGATCGATGAAGCGTTAGATCAAAAAGATTATGATAGTTTTACGAAATGGACCAACGAACTTAAAAATTTAGAAAAACAGCCGTCATAGCCGTGTAAAGGTGACTCTTGTAGAGTCGCCTTTTTTGTTTTTTTCTAACGGTGAGCATATGTGCTCCCTATTTGAGGATTCGTGCTCGTCCAGCGGCATTTATGCACGCTGGACGAGCGCCATATGAAAAATACGAGCGCCATATGAAAAATACGAGCGCCATATGAAAAATACGAGCGCCATATGAAAAATACGAGCGCCATATGAAAAATACGAGCGCCATATGAAAAATACGAGCGCCATATGAAAAATACGAGCGCCATATGAAAAATACGAGCGCCATATGAAAAATACGAGCGCCATATGAAAAATACGAGCGCCATATGAAAAATACGAGCGCCATACGAAAAATACGACACCTAGACACATCTAGAGTTTACCGTCTCCTCTTTATCCACCACAATTTTAAAAACCAATCCGCTTATGATTTAAGAAATATGGTACGATAAAAGCAGTACATACCAAGTAAGGAGAACTTCAAAACATGAAATGGAAAACGAAAGACGCAGATGTATTCTTAAAGTCTGGGGAGTATGTGGACTCTCTCTTAATCCCATTAACGCCTGTAAGTTTTACACAAGATTTCAAGTCTAGTGTAACGATGGCGGAGTATACAGAACTTCTTTGCGGAGAAATG is from Fictibacillus sp. b24 and encodes:
- the trpC gene encoding indole-3-glycerol phosphate synthase TrpC, giving the protein MLTKILRQKEKEVAVLPSFKIGELDFTDKDHRPFADKIANSLNRPALIAEVKKASPSKGIIKENFNPVEIAVEYEKAGASCLSVLTDTEFFQGDLQYLKDIRNHVSLPLLRKDFIIDEKQIIESVEHGADAILLIAACLTSDQLKNLHAFATECGLECLVEVHSKEEIIQVYDVCDPSMIGINNRDLKTFTTDIEHTFSLLSFIKEETLVISESGIKTASDVKSLLDHNVNGMLIGETLMRADSIENTIRELYHDGSN
- a CDS encoding phosphoribosylanthranilate isomerase produces the protein MTVQIKYCGCQSEEDYSLLIKTNADLVGFIFAESKRKVNASDVKNWIEKYGNPKQLVGVFQNASMKQITDVLSEAPIDIIQCHGDESVEMIEELSKRFNKKIYKALPYNKQILEDIEIYAHASDAIIVDSVSKGRFGGTGFPFSWVDVPLMMKKAEQVGTTCFIAGGISPDNVSELVRYNPHGIDLSGGIEENGKKSVKRIEQLERMIMR
- the trpB gene encoding tryptophan synthase subunit beta, encoding MTTASVPDYRGRYGVFGGKYVPETIMFALEELEAAFDEAIKDKEFNELFQKELAIYSGRPTPLTKADRLSDSNGGASIYLKREDLNHTGAHKINNAIGQALLAVRMGKKKIIAETGAGQHGVAAATVAAKYGLSCKVYMGKEDIRRQALNVFRMKLLGAEVIEVTSGSQTLKDATNEAIREWVASVEDTFYLIGSAVGPYPYPKMVKQFQQVIGHETESQFTQEHDGKLPDAVVACVGGGSNAIGMFAPFIEKEVPLYGVEAAGLGVDTDQHAATLSKGSNGVIHGSLTKLLQTSEGQITEPYSISAGLDYPGIGPEHAYLHETERVKYEAVTDKEALEALKLLCINEGILCALESAHAVAYSLKLAKSMNKDQAVVVCLSGRGDKDVHTLMDKEGGE
- the trpA gene encoding tryptophan synthase subunit alpha; the encoded protein is MNKRWEVFQNSSDYRFVPYIMAGDPSEEATIELSLALQECGAAALELGVPYSDPLADGPVIQRAGMRGLAQKVNLEKTIALVSKLRERGLEIPVIIFTYYNLLLQLGENRFLQLAEENGVDGILVPDLPYEESGYLQEMCSQHNLALISLVSPTTREEKLVKLSKEADGFLYCISSLGVTGIRSEFRDGLDEFLRAAKANSQVPVLVGFGLSQREQIQQFEGSSDGFIVGSAIVKKIEELEEELLTNREEAIKTFKAFIESLLPVYSR
- the hisC gene encoding histidinol-phosphate transaminase, giving the protein MQPKQQLLSLKPYKPGKPVEEVKRELGLEKIVKLASNENPYGCSALAKEKIAEELSNLHVYPDGYSAELREKLAIHLQVNQEQLIFGNGSDEVVQILCRAYLSPETNTVMAAPTFPQYRHNAVIEGAEVREVQLIEGNHDLDSMLEAIDNDTRIVWLCNPNNPTGNYIPEAEFVSFMKKVPQNVIVVSDEAYFEYVSAADYPNTVDYLNDFPNLVILRTFSKAHGLAALRIGYGIAEASIIQSIEPAREPFNTSRIAQAAAIGALGDGGFINECKKKNREGLELFYAFCNQKGLLYYPSEANFILLDVQSNADEAFDYLLRKGYIVRSGSALGFPTMIRITIGEEEQNREIIEHLVTYIDTVVQKVNK
- a CDS encoding tetratricopeptide repeat protein; translation: MNDIQDAIRLVEHGDVEKGMTLLNKLKQKATDPEKFEIAEVYLNWGHTSEAMSLFNALLEKYPGDGELLVSVAECCLDEGMDEKAIEYLEQVDENDDEYLRALILQADLYESLGLTEVAERKLTEAHQKDENHPVLSYALGDFHLRQGKFDSSLPLLKKAIDKKAEIEDLTLRYAEALSRAGKFEESLPFYRKGLDHHKDLYSLFGHGVTAFKAGEFKEAISSLEELKDMDPDYTTLYSVLSEAYEEEGALTEAYEVISEGLKRDEHNENIYLQAARLAYKLHNPDQGEMWVKQALELNPTRIEPLLRLGDQYIREERFEDLLSLYKPLAETKEEIPLMYWHLATANKESENYSEAAKWYEKASELFSEDPVFLEEHAYFLLEEGEQKKAKNILVNLLNQNPERVDIEDVLNRLEEF
- a CDS encoding ReoY family proteolytic degradation factor, with protein sequence MSSTVSVLEKKDFIKWFLNHYQLKKRECVWLLNYLVSDDQLMEKVHFVEKAEYCPKAIIMSTQCTDGVPFRFYKQNVLTTDAEKSFHDIRLNQEEEIYLELNFNASRLTPEYASVLEENPHLPQNMSMDKKYGIWAEMVLEKSIETYRKNDIMAKIDEALDQKDYDSFTKWTNELKNLEKQPS